A part of Actinobaculum sp. 313 genomic DNA contains:
- a CDS encoding MFS transporter: MDSASRASRSAAPGGDGVPGRSEHDASESKASSAQGMEGSGVPARVRLDDVGMTPFLKRVTLFSSGGPFLEGYVLGIIGVALTKMTPDLGIDDHWSGMIGVAALVGLFIGASVGGWVTDLIGRRKMFVIDVVTIVVLSVLCMFIASPVQLFILRFLIGITIGADYPIATSMITEFTPRRYRSISMGVIAAMWYVGANAAYLAGFFLLDVPGGWRWMLGSSVIPCLVILVGRWSIPESPRWLLAKGRVEEAEAVVLQVYGEGITMDDEVTATKTRFSKIFHGTYLRRVLFVGIIWLCQAIPMFAIYTYGPRIIGAFGLGEGRASLIGELIIGTLFMLGTIPAMFLAESLGRRPLILGCFAVMAVALAVLGLVPNAAMATVVICFGIYALFSGGPGNLEWLYPNELFPTDIRASAMGVAMAISRIGTVVSIYVLPSFMNEHGTGPTMLAGAAITLFGFVVSVFWAPETKGRSLAETGSPEFTGR, encoded by the coding sequence ATGGACAGTGCAAGTAGAGCGAGCAGAAGCGCTGCACCCGGCGGTGATGGTGTACCCGGGCGCAGTGAACACGACGCGTCGGAGTCGAAGGCGAGTAGCGCGCAGGGCATGGAGGGAAGCGGTGTGCCGGCCAGAGTCAGGCTTGACGACGTCGGAATGACGCCATTCCTGAAACGAGTCACGTTGTTCTCCTCCGGCGGTCCCTTTCTTGAGGGATACGTGTTGGGCATTATCGGCGTAGCCCTGACAAAGATGACTCCCGATCTGGGGATTGACGATCACTGGAGTGGCATGATCGGCGTTGCGGCGCTGGTCGGCCTCTTCATTGGTGCATCGGTCGGCGGGTGGGTCACCGATCTGATCGGACGTCGCAAGATGTTCGTGATTGACGTGGTGACAATCGTGGTGCTGTCGGTGCTGTGCATGTTCATCGCCTCGCCCGTCCAACTCTTCATCCTCCGCTTCCTCATTGGCATTACCATCGGAGCGGACTATCCAATTGCTACCTCAATGATCACCGAGTTCACTCCGCGGCGATACCGATCAATTTCCATGGGCGTGATTGCTGCCATGTGGTACGTAGGGGCGAATGCTGCGTATCTGGCAGGTTTCTTCCTACTCGACGTGCCGGGTGGTTGGCGGTGGATGCTCGGCAGTTCGGTGATTCCCTGTCTGGTGATCCTGGTCGGACGCTGGTCCATCCCCGAGTCGCCGCGTTGGCTCCTGGCGAAGGGACGCGTCGAAGAGGCGGAAGCGGTTGTTCTTCAGGTGTACGGGGAGGGGATCACCATGGACGACGAGGTGACGGCCACGAAGACGCGCTTCTCCAAGATCTTCCACGGAACGTATCTGCGTCGTGTGCTTTTTGTGGGAATCATCTGGCTCTGCCAGGCCATTCCGATGTTCGCAATCTACACATACGGTCCGCGTATTATCGGTGCCTTCGGCCTGGGAGAAGGGCGGGCCTCCTTGATTGGCGAGTTGATTATCGGCACGTTGTTCATGCTCGGTACAATTCCGGCGATGTTCCTCGCTGAGTCCCTGGGGCGGAGACCGCTTATTCTGGGATGCTTCGCTGTCATGGCGGTGGCTCTTGCAGTTCTTGGCCTTGTGCCGAATGCCGCCATGGCCACGGTTGTGATCTGCTTCGGTATCTACGCACTGTTCTCAGGTGGACCGGGGAATTTGGAATGGTTGTATCCAAACGAGCTCTTTCCCACCGATATACGGGCCTCGGCCATGGGCGTGGCCATGGCGATCTCCCGTATAGGCACGGTGGTCTCCATTTATGTTCTCCCCAGCTTCATGAACGAGCATGGCACGGGTCCGACGATGCTGGCGGGCGCGGCAATCACGTTGTTCGGATTCGTCGTCTCCGTGTTCTGGGCACCCGAGACAAAGGGGCGCAGCCTAGCGGAGACGGGTTCGCCGGAGTTCACAGGCAGGTAG
- a CDS encoding AMP-binding protein, whose translation MALAKIGAVLVPLSECYTPNECRYIVEACNVRLLVTQAERWEQSAVSPQVDVVVVDASCGADSLQVVPDVAGSRPAVASRPDGPGLSAGGDAPSTGTSAPSCDDAGPSAATADLSAASAGPAAGPAEESDESQTRHGARPVGRYGVLKLGESTRLRERRPLADQDLLEIMYTSGTTDRPKGVMLTHANFIFSGTYVCWELGMGPDDRYLSTMAATHVNLQLSALMPVIAAGATLILQRRYSARRFWRQARKHHATLVQGMAMIIRTLLLQPVDPQEREHWVRDVHYFLPLTDTEKQRFEERFGVHLLNNYGSTESLVGVITDLSSWPRRWPSIGRAGIGYQVRILTADGSEALPGERGEIVIRGTPGRSLMAGYWNDPEATARVIDSEGWYHTGDIGTRDADGWFYFVDRKADLIKRSGENISAAEVEGVLRGCPGVADVAVVGVPDEVRDEAVKAVIVPGGSDLSEEDVAVYARQHLACFKVPTIIEFRDELPRGEYGKVLKDLL comes from the coding sequence TTGGCGCTGGCGAAAATCGGTGCCGTCCTCGTTCCCCTCAGCGAGTGCTACACGCCAAATGAATGCAGGTACATAGTGGAAGCCTGCAATGTTCGGCTGCTGGTTACGCAGGCCGAGCGGTGGGAGCAGTCAGCCGTCTCACCGCAGGTGGACGTCGTGGTTGTGGATGCCTCGTGTGGTGCCGACTCGCTGCAAGTAGTGCCCGATGTCGCCGGATCACGGCCTGCAGTCGCATCGCGGCCCGACGGCCCCGGCCTTTCGGCGGGTGGTGATGCGCCGTCGACCGGTACCTCTGCTCCATCGTGCGACGACGCCGGACCCTCGGCCGCAACTGCCGACTTATCGGCCGCAAGTGCCGGACCCGCGGCCGGACCCGCCGAGGAGTCGGATGAATCGCAAACACGGCACGGCGCCCGGCCGGTGGGCCGATACGGCGTGCTCAAACTCGGTGAGTCGACCCGGCTGCGGGAACGCCGCCCTCTGGCGGATCAGGACTTGTTGGAAATCATGTATACCTCTGGAACGACGGACCGACCCAAAGGCGTGATGCTGACGCATGCCAATTTCATTTTCTCCGGTACATATGTTTGTTGGGAACTCGGAATGGGACCGGATGACAGATATCTGAGCACCATGGCTGCCACCCATGTCAACCTACAGCTATCTGCTCTTATGCCGGTGATCGCCGCGGGGGCGACACTCATCCTTCAACGCCGCTATTCTGCGCGGCGTTTCTGGCGGCAGGCACGCAAGCACCACGCCACGCTCGTTCAAGGCATGGCCATGATTATCCGTACCCTGCTCCTTCAACCGGTGGACCCGCAAGAGCGCGAACACTGGGTGCGCGATGTTCACTACTTTCTGCCGTTGACCGATACCGAAAAGCAACGATTCGAAGAACGGTTCGGCGTACACCTCCTGAACAACTACGGCTCCACCGAGTCGCTGGTAGGTGTCATCACGGACCTGTCGTCATGGCCGCGTCGTTGGCCGTCTATCGGGCGCGCTGGAATCGGCTACCAGGTCAGAATCCTCACCGCCGATGGAAGCGAGGCACTACCGGGTGAGCGTGGCGAGATCGTCATCCGCGGCACGCCCGGGCGTTCTCTTATGGCGGGGTACTGGAATGATCCCGAGGCAACTGCCCGGGTGATCGACTCGGAGGGCTGGTACCACACGGGTGATATCGGCACGCGTGACGCGGATGGATGGTTCTACTTCGTTGACCGCAAGGCAGATCTCATTAAACGCTCCGGTGAGAATATCTCGGCCGCGGAGGTTGAAGGGGTGCTGCGAGGCTGCCCGGGCGTGGCCGACGTCGCCGTCGTCGGAGTGCCTGACGAGGTGCGCGACGAAGCGGTAAAAGCGGTGATTGTTCCCGGTGGAAGCGACCTGAGCGAAGAAGATGTGGCCGTTTACGCCCGTCAGCACCTGGCCTGCTTCAAAGTTCCCACAATCATTGAGTTCCGCGACGAACTGCCGCGGGGCGAATACGGAAAAGTTCTCAAAGACCTGCTGTAG
- a CDS encoding TetR/AcrR family transcriptional regulator gives MPTPRECPGRIGRPRNIEADSRILKAALCSYGESGWHGFNLTKVATQAGVGKSSMYSRWADRESLLLDAFRILVPCPGPIGETVHDILVNEAEFRMRLYLGCHAQAVRRVFVETGSTNQPVIRRVYEHLYLDPIGQIRSRLWEFKSTGALPRTMSMTRLLDAIEGSVLMRAFCLSIEDIDCFLTEIPEYAEHLVTDQLQIPHDRGSGGLRVAS, from the coding sequence ATGCCTACTCCGCGCGAATGTCCTGGTCGCATCGGCCGCCCGCGCAACATCGAAGCAGATAGCCGGATCCTCAAGGCGGCACTTTGCTCCTACGGCGAAAGCGGTTGGCACGGTTTCAATCTGACGAAAGTCGCCACGCAGGCAGGCGTTGGTAAATCGTCGATGTACTCGCGCTGGGCCGACCGTGAGTCCCTGCTGCTGGACGCGTTCCGCATCCTCGTGCCCTGCCCGGGTCCTATCGGCGAAACCGTGCATGACATTCTGGTCAACGAGGCCGAGTTCCGCATGCGACTCTACCTGGGATGCCACGCACAGGCCGTGCGCCGCGTCTTCGTCGAAACAGGTTCCACCAATCAGCCGGTGATCCGCCGTGTTTACGAGCATCTGTACCTCGATCCCATCGGGCAGATCCGGAGCAGACTCTGGGAATTCAAAAGCACAGGCGCTCTGCCGCGCACCATGTCCATGACGCGTCTGCTTGATGCCATTGAAGGATCGGTACTCATGCGCGCCTTTTGTTTGTCTATAGAAGACATCGACTGTTTTCTTACCGAGATACCCGAGTATGCGGAGCATCTGGTGACCGACCAACTTCAGATTCCACACGACCGCGGCAGTGGAGGCCTGCGCGTGGCGTCGTAG
- a CDS encoding electron transfer flavoprotein subunit alpha/FixB family protein: MANAWIIAVDPQVSALVELGRALGGEVTGVTVGNVPLSGVDRLFSVSVTDDLPAEAAAPAVVAAVAAAPGDVIFAANKSAERVLAGAVAAALGAPVITGVKSLADGAAEVNRYGGITAESVSFSSPIVVIADGGAEGEDAAPAAEVAASEEMFNATVTATEAADVTQANLGAAKVIVAVGRGFKAQEDLKLAEDLAAAVGGEVACSRPLSEGNGWMARDRYIGISGQQVSPDLYIAVGISGQIQHTAGMADSKTVVAINNDANAPIFALSDYGIVGDLYTLLPALTAAAK, encoded by the coding sequence ATGGCAAATGCGTGGATTATTGCGGTTGACCCGCAGGTTTCTGCTCTCGTTGAGCTCGGACGCGCCCTGGGCGGAGAAGTCACGGGTGTAACGGTTGGCAATGTGCCGCTCAGCGGTGTTGACAGGCTGTTCTCGGTGTCAGTGACCGATGATCTGCCGGCAGAGGCCGCCGCTCCGGCCGTGGTCGCAGCGGTGGCAGCGGCACCCGGTGACGTTATCTTTGCGGCGAATAAGTCGGCGGAGCGTGTGCTTGCCGGTGCCGTGGCAGCGGCATTGGGTGCGCCGGTTATCACCGGGGTGAAGAGCCTCGCCGACGGGGCTGCAGAAGTGAACCGTTACGGCGGGATTACCGCAGAGAGTGTTTCCTTCTCCAGTCCAATTGTGGTGATTGCCGACGGCGGAGCCGAAGGGGAAGACGCTGCTCCAGCAGCGGAAGTTGCGGCTTCCGAGGAGATGTTCAACGCGACAGTCACAGCGACCGAGGCGGCGGATGTTACGCAGGCCAATCTCGGTGCAGCTAAGGTGATCGTGGCCGTGGGGCGCGGCTTCAAGGCGCAGGAGGACCTCAAACTTGCCGAAGATCTTGCGGCGGCCGTGGGTGGAGAAGTCGCCTGCTCCCGTCCACTCTCCGAGGGCAATGGCTGGATGGCGCGTGATCGCTACATCGGCATTTCCGGTCAGCAGGTTTCTCCGGATCTGTACATTGCTGTCGGTATCTCTGGGCAGATCCAGCACACTGCGGGTATGGCTGATTCGAAGACCGTCGTCGCCATTAACAATGATGCGAATGCTCCGATCTTCGCGTTGTCTGACTATGGAATTGTTGGTGACCTGTACACGCTGCTGCCCGCACTCACGGCAGCGGCCAAGTAG
- a CDS encoding MaoC/PaaZ C-terminal domain-containing protein — translation MTIKTEMVGQTFGPFTRDYTFRDLELFALGCGAGIDGKDGLEYLNEHDERDPQLKVLPMFGAMLIVDSEVTRTIDYGYNYAGSLHWGFDIRFHRPITKMADHLETKVKLEGLYDRGEGRGLLAQHIGDTYDSEGNLLFTNESWDCLIYDGGWGGPKPPKDIVEMPQTEPDVEVSERIPENQALIYRLSGDYHPQHIDWDYAAENGEPRPILHAISYAGVVMRHAINAYVPGEPERITRFKTRITSPVHPGSTLKTQLWKVGRVNCASASWMRTLRPVAPSHISTGESSSSSECGLDG, via the coding sequence ATGACTATCAAAACCGAGATGGTGGGGCAGACCTTCGGCCCCTTCACACGCGACTACACCTTCCGCGATCTCGAGCTCTTCGCGCTTGGATGCGGCGCGGGAATCGACGGTAAAGACGGCCTCGAGTATCTCAATGAGCACGACGAACGTGACCCGCAGCTCAAGGTCCTTCCCATGTTCGGGGCCATGCTGATCGTAGACTCGGAAGTCACGCGCACCATCGACTACGGCTACAACTATGCGGGCTCCCTGCACTGGGGTTTCGACATTCGGTTCCACCGGCCGATCACCAAGATGGCGGACCACCTGGAGACCAAGGTGAAACTCGAAGGGCTCTACGACCGCGGCGAGGGCCGCGGCCTACTAGCGCAGCATATCGGCGACACCTACGATTCCGAGGGTAACCTGCTCTTCACCAATGAGTCTTGGGACTGCCTGATTTACGACGGCGGCTGGGGCGGGCCGAAACCGCCGAAAGACATCGTCGAGATGCCGCAGACCGAGCCCGATGTGGAGGTGAGCGAGCGGATCCCGGAGAATCAAGCGCTGATCTATCGCCTCTCGGGTGACTATCATCCGCAGCACATCGACTGGGACTATGCCGCAGAAAACGGCGAGCCACGCCCGATCCTGCACGCCATCTCTTACGCGGGCGTGGTGATGCGCCATGCTATCAACGCCTACGTGCCGGGTGAGCCGGAGCGCATCACCCGATTCAAAACCCGTATCACCTCGCCGGTGCATCCTGGCTCCACCTTGAAGACCCAACTGTGGAAGGTGGGGAGGGTGAACTGCGCTTCCGCCTCGTGGATGAGGACTTTGAGACCAGTGGCGCCAAGCCACATCTCAACTGGGGAATCATCGAGTTCGAGTGAGTGCGGGTTGGACGGGTGA